In Mixophyes fleayi isolate aMixFle1 chromosome 4, aMixFle1.hap1, whole genome shotgun sequence, the following proteins share a genomic window:
- the LOC142153292 gene encoding E3 ubiquitin-protein ligase TRIM39-like translates to MASADLRQELDCSICLNIYTDPVTLRCGHNFCRVCIDRVLDTQEGSGVYTCPECRAEFQDRPVLEKNRKLCNIAEHVRSIPEEETGIFCTYCVHSPVPALKTCIKCEASLCDIHCKKHNKSAEHVLIDPTTSMEKRKCSIHDEMLKYFCTEDAACICVSCCLIGEHRGHQMESLDEASEKKKEKLRNVLQKLTTKREETKKRVQSLQEHRIDNQEKAAGVTETVTALFRDIRRQLEDLEMRVLSEISRQEESVSLSVSDLIQQLEIKKDELSRKMRHIEELCNMSDPLTVLQEPDTGDLCDTEELSNMTDPVTVVQEEESHRDNTCNTEEEDSEEGDSEEGEKHDDQVHDVGNLDVGLILGALHTLSDIITGINICFYVQEPTDILLDVDTAGNNIHISGNKKTASWSDIRQKCQKTPERFQYNQVISTRRFSSGRHYWEVEISESGSWSVGMCYPSIDRRGDQSVIGWNNKSWCLDRTGDEYSVRHDSEEIQLPDNIPYDRVRIYLDYEAGQLSFYSLCDPIRHLHTVTATFTEPLHAALYVWGGCIKISGENQKLGEIRPETGDITGR, encoded by the coding sequence atggcatctgctgatctgagacaggagctggactgttccatctgcctgaacatttatacagatcctgtaacactgagatgtggacacaacttctgccgggtctgtattgatcgtgtgctggatacacaggaggggtctggagtttatacatgtcctgaatgcagagcagagttTCAGGATCGTCCTGTtctggagaaaaacagaaaactgtGCAACATAGCAGAACATGTCCGTTCTATTCCAGAGGAGGAAACTGGGATATTCTGCACTTATTGTGTCCACTCTCCAGTACCTGCTCTTAAAACCTGCATCAAGTGTGAAGCTTCTCTCTGTGATATACATTGTAAGAAACACAACAAGTCAGCAGAACATGTCTTAATTGATCCCACCACTTCCATGGAGAAGAGAAAATGTTCCATCCATGATGAGATGTTGAAATATTTCTGCACCGAGGacgctgcctgtatctgtgtgtcctgctGTCTGATTGGGGAACACAGAGGACATCAGATGGAATCACTGGATGAGGcctctgagaagaagaaggagaaactgagaaatgttctgcagaaactgaccacaaagagagaggagactaAGAAAAGAGTCCAGAGTCTGCAGGAGCACAGGATAGACAATCAGGAAAAAGCAGCTGGTGTAACAGAGACAGTGactgccctgtttagagacatcaggagacagctggaagacctagagatgagagtcctgagtgagatctccaggcaggaagagagcgtttcactctcagtctctgatctgatccagcagctggaaataaagaaggacgagctgtccaggaagatgcgtcacattgaggagctgtgtaacatgtctgatccactgactgtcttacaggaaccagacacaggtgacttgtgtgatactgaggaGCTGAGTAACATGACTGATCCTGTGACTGTTGTACAAGAAGAGGAATCACACAGGGATAATACATGTAATACTGAGGAGGAAGATAGTGAGGAGGGAGACAGTGAGGAGGGAGAGAAACATGATGACCAGGTCCATGATGTAGGAAATCTGGATGTGGGTCTGATCTTAGGGGCACTACAcacattatctgatataataacaggtataaatATATGCTTCTATGTGCAGGAAcctacagacatattactggatgtaGACACAGCtggtaataatatacatatatcaggtaATAAGAAAACTGCATCCTGGTCAGATATAAGGCAGAAATGTCAAAaaacaccagagagatttcagtataatcaggtaataagcaccaggagattttcctcagggcgacattactgggaGGTGGAGATCAGTGAATCAGGGAGCTGGAGtgtagggatgtgttatcccagtatagacagaaGAGGAGATCAGTCAGTCATTGGATGGAATAACAAGTCCTGGTGTTTGGATAGGACTGGTGATGAGTATTCAGTGAGACATGACAGTGAAGAGATCCAGTTACCTGACAATATTCCCTATGATAGagtgaggatatatctggattatgaggctggacagctgtccttttattctctgtgtgaccctatcagacacttacacaccgtcactgccaccttcactgagccccttcatgctgcattataTGTATGGGGAGGTTGTATAAAGATATCTGGGGAGAATCAGAAGCTGGGAGAAATCCGCCCAGAGACCGGTGACATCACAGGGAGGTGA